The Sabethes cyaneus chromosome 3, idSabCyanKW18_F2, whole genome shotgun sequence DNA window CTGGAGCTGTTGCATTAGTTCTGGTACCGACACCCGGCTAGGGGACTGACGTGCCATTTCGACGGCACGATCAGCCGGCTGGGCTTTCTCACCACCCTGCCCTTTGGTGTACATGTGGAGATAAATCTTGTTTGCTTTGTCCTCATGGGCCTGAAGCTGTGCATGGAGCTCCTCAAGCTGTTTTTCCAACTCACGAATGCGCTCCTTAGCCTGAAATGGTGCATGCAGTGAGAATTTAATTACGAACCTCTCTCCGTTGGAATGGTACTCACCTGCTCATAGTCAGGAACCAGATCACAGTATCTGCTATTGGATTCGGCTAACTTTTGCAACAGTGCTTCGATGCGGTCATTGTTGGACATCCGAATATCCTGTTCCTCTGCCTGATGCTCTTTGACCAGTTCTTCGATGCGCGTCTCGTACATTTCGATTAGCCGTTGTTTCTCGGCATTCATGTCCTCGTCGCTTCCGCAAGCACGATCCTGCGTGTGCACATATGAATCTTTCGAATGAATTGACGAAGTTGTAATATCCTCGAAATGGCCGGAATCGGCAAACGAGCTTTGCATTTCAGACGTAGACAATTTATCGATGAACTGAACCTGGTGAATGCCATGATTGTGGAGCTGATGTCGAGGACTGGCCTTGACCCCATCGTCGGGTTGATCTACAATCGGCGAAATACCTTGTGAGCTAGGTGTATTCGCATCGTTCGTAGTATTTTCTCGCACAGTCACGGCATCGCTAGAGTTCGACCGTTCCTCCGGGGAGCTCAGGGATGCCTTGAATAGTCTCAATTCAACAACCTCTTTGGTAAGTCTTAATATTTCACTATCCCGCTGTTCCAAGTCCATGCGGGCATGGGTGAGCAGTTCCTTTAGTCGCCTAATCTGACGCTGAGCCCGCTGGGTCGGGGTAAGATAGTCCTCCCCCGTTTGGCCAGCATGGCTCGAGCAGTGCACTACGTATTTCATCTTACGTCCACTGAACGTGGTTCCATTGCGTGCGACATACGGATGATCGCACGACATTCCGCTCGCGATCGAGCTGCTGTAGCTGTGCAGTGAGTCCAAATCGTCGT harbors:
- the LOC128744624 gene encoding protein quick-to-court isoform X2; protein product: MSSKPATPLEVRRPFPGENESTRIPMLSPTPFRRSQSLRMRTSQSFHDYQHYRLCECGSVTMHHPSNLASPSSSSVKVKNSFPNGSKSNSLHRHPPTGASAEPLATGDPLAGRKDSSAGGSVQQLPNGVIYHSCSAGSVPTGPKSSSLQSTRKNSLTKNDRGMSLNLINSGHSVSCTNSAQRSPRRPHTPSESAPGIVGHNPGLRKSSLSPKTPPVSPESPGTSYLDDDLDSLHSYSSSIASGMSCDHPYVARNGTTFSGRKMKYVVHCSSHAGQTGEDYLTPTQRAQRQIRRLKELLTHARMDLEQRDSEILRLTKEVVELRLFKASLSSPEERSNSSDAVTVRENTTNDANTPSSQGISPIVDQPDDGVKASPRHQLHNHGIHQVQFIDKLSTSEMQSSFADSGHFEDITTSSIHSKDSYVHTQDRACGSDEDMNAEKQRLIEMYETRIEELVKEHQAEEQDIRMSNNDRIEALLQKLAESNSRYCDLVPDYEQAKERIRELEKQLEELHAQLQAHEDKANKIYLHMYTKGQGGEKAQPADRAVEMARQSPSRVSVPELMQQLQVTQEELENIRTMYKRLVDAQQTKNKVDPEVTLQFLKSAIYYFLTDKENSQGHLNAIESILGFSDTEKSNIDKARAYK
- the LOC128744624 gene encoding protein quick-to-court isoform X1 gives rise to the protein MSSKPATPLEVRRPFPGENESTRIPMLSPTPFRRSQSLRMRTSQSFHDYQHYRLCECGSVTMHHPSNLASPSSSSVKVKNSFPNGSKSNSLHRHPPTGASAEPLATGDPLAGRKDSSAGGSVQQLPNGVIYHSCSAGSVPTGPKSSSLQSTRKNSLTKNDRGMSLNLINSGHSVSCTNSAQRSPRRPHTPSESAPGIVGHNPGLRKSSLSPKTPPVSPESPGTSYLDDDLDSLHSYSSSIASGMSCDHPYVARNGTTFSGRKMKYVVHCSSHAGQTGEDYLTPTQRAQRQIRRLKELLTHARMDLEQRDSEILRLTKEVVELRLFKASLSSPEERSNSSDAVTVRENTTNDANTPSSQGISPIVDQPDDGVKASPRHQLHNHGIHQVQFIDKLSTSEMQSSFADSGHFEDITTSSIHSKDSYVHTQDRACGSDEDMNAEKQRLIEMYETRIEELVKEHQAEEQDIRMSNNDRIEALLQKLAESNSRYCDLVPDYEQAKERIRELEKQLEELHAQLQAHEDKANKIYLHMYTKGQGGEKAQPADRAVEMARQSPSRVSVPELMQQLQVTQEELENIRDTSYQPESGTSQVLLSAKEAISLWLLGARKTMYKRLVDAQQTKNKVDPEVTLQFLKSAIYYFLTDKENSQGHLNAIESILGFSDTEKSNIDKARAYK